The following proteins come from a genomic window of Phycisphaerae bacterium:
- the tsaB gene encoding tRNA (adenosine(37)-N6)-threonylcarbamoyltransferase complex dimerization subunit type 1 TsaB, which yields MSSREKDKAILAVETSSAVGSVALALDGQIVDERTFASSRRHGVELLPTIDAVLAAAGLTPDRIAAVYISAGPGSFTGLRVGFTFARVLGQVHGARLVPVSTCDVIVENLRGLLAADHGPLHAAAVLDAKRGQVYAAGFRWSADAFEKVIDDRAIHPAELLAALPRPLWIVGEGIDYHLNELRGPDVVIADREYWRPRAAGVFVLGRALDAAGRYVKHDQLVPTYIRLPEPEEKYRAGQLKLP from the coding sequence ATGAGCAGCCGCGAAAAAGACAAAGCGATATTGGCCGTCGAGACCTCCTCAGCGGTCGGCAGCGTCGCCCTCGCCCTCGACGGCCAAATCGTCGACGAACGCACCTTCGCCTCGTCGCGCCGTCACGGGGTCGAATTGCTGCCCACCATCGACGCCGTCCTCGCTGCGGCCGGCCTGACGCCGGACCGGATCGCCGCCGTCTACATCTCCGCCGGACCCGGCTCGTTCACCGGCCTGCGGGTCGGTTTCACCTTCGCCCGCGTGCTCGGCCAGGTCCACGGGGCCCGCCTCGTTCCCGTCTCCACCTGCGACGTCATCGTCGAAAACCTGCGCGGCCTGCTCGCCGCCGACCACGGGCCGCTGCACGCCGCCGCCGTGCTCGACGCGAAGCGCGGCCAGGTCTACGCCGCCGGTTTCCGCTGGTCCGCGGATGCCTTCGAGAAGGTCATCGATGACCGCGCGATCCACCCCGCGGAGCTGCTCGCCGCTCTGCCCCGGCCGCTTTGGATCGTCGGCGAAGGCATCGACTACCACCTGAACGAACTGCGGGGGCCGGATGTCGTCATTGCCGACCGGGAGTACTGGCGCCCTCGCGCTGCTGGTGTCTTTGTCCTCGGCCGGGCCCTCGACGCCGCTGGACGATACGTCAAGCACGACCAACTCGTTCCCACCTACATCCGTCTGCCCGAACCCGAAGAGAAGTACCGCGCCGGTCAGCTCAAACTGCCGTAG
- the feoB gene encoding ferrous iron transport protein B — protein MDGMVTVALAGNPNSGKTTIFNALTGARQHVGNYPGVTVDKVEGWSNVNGRRLAIVDLPGIYSLTAHSEEELVARNYLLDSAPQVVVDILDASNLERNLYLAVQLLELGIRPVLVLNMHDVAQRSGMVVDTAKLSGLLGVPVVKTIGHKKEGLDGLKEAIVGAATDTVPREPVRVFYGRDIEACLTELGEGLGQDAAFASRTRWFALKLLENDAQVIAAVRRVLGPEHALWDQVHKCRERLVGLYGDAPEILIADRRYGFISGLATETMTVGVEYRHDVSDHIDAVLTHPVLGLPIFLGLMYLAFWATFTLAEWPMKGLEAGMAWLGGSVAGLWPAGVDSPIKSLLVDGIIGGVGGVIVFLPNIVFLFLMISLLEDTGYMARAAFIMDRFMHKIGLHGKSFIPMVIGFGCSVPAIMATRILENRRDRLTTMMIIPLMSCGGRLPIYSLLIPAFFVERWQAPMLWLIYLIGVVSAVVVARVLRHTILRGESAGLVIELPPYRIPTVRGVVTHMWQRAWMYLRKAGTLILAISVILWALSSFPKPSPSRLAEYPDAEARQSAELRYSVVGRIGQFIEPAMRPLGFDWRISTALIGSVAAKEVLVAQMGIVLSIGEGEAESHVLREKLRDNYSSLTAFCLMLFCLMSAPCLATVAIMRKESGSWGWAGLQFAGLTAMAYMVTLVVYQVGSRLGAG, from the coding sequence ATGGACGGCATGGTAACCGTAGCACTGGCGGGCAACCCGAACTCGGGCAAGACCACCATTTTCAACGCCCTGACCGGGGCGCGTCAGCACGTGGGCAACTATCCCGGCGTGACGGTGGATAAGGTGGAGGGTTGGTCCAACGTCAACGGGCGGCGTTTGGCGATCGTCGACCTGCCGGGCATTTACTCGCTGACCGCGCACTCGGAAGAGGAACTGGTGGCAAGGAACTATCTGCTGGACTCGGCTCCGCAGGTGGTGGTGGATATTCTGGACGCCTCGAACCTGGAACGGAATCTGTACCTGGCGGTCCAGTTGCTGGAGTTGGGTATCCGGCCGGTGCTCGTGCTGAACATGCACGACGTGGCGCAGCGCAGCGGGATGGTGGTGGACACGGCGAAGCTCTCCGGGCTTCTTGGCGTGCCGGTGGTCAAGACGATCGGGCACAAGAAGGAAGGGCTGGACGGGCTCAAGGAGGCGATCGTCGGGGCGGCGACGGACACGGTGCCGCGCGAGCCGGTTCGGGTGTTCTACGGCCGGGACATCGAGGCGTGCCTGACCGAACTGGGCGAGGGCCTCGGGCAAGACGCCGCCTTCGCGAGCCGCACGCGATGGTTCGCCCTGAAGCTGCTCGAGAACGACGCGCAGGTGATCGCCGCGGTGCGGCGGGTTCTGGGTCCGGAGCACGCCCTGTGGGACCAGGTGCACAAGTGCCGCGAGCGGTTGGTCGGGCTGTACGGCGACGCGCCGGAGATCCTGATCGCGGACCGGCGGTACGGGTTTATTTCGGGTCTGGCCACGGAGACGATGACGGTCGGCGTGGAATACCGTCACGACGTCTCGGACCACATCGACGCGGTGCTGACGCATCCGGTGCTTGGGCTGCCGATTTTTCTGGGGTTGATGTACCTGGCGTTCTGGGCGACGTTCACGCTGGCGGAATGGCCGATGAAGGGGCTTGAGGCGGGCATGGCGTGGCTTGGAGGATCGGTGGCGGGGTTGTGGCCGGCGGGCGTTGACAGTCCGATCAAGAGCCTGCTGGTGGACGGGATCATCGGCGGCGTGGGCGGGGTGATCGTCTTCCTGCCGAACATCGTCTTTCTGTTCCTGATGATCTCGCTGCTTGAGGACACCGGGTACATGGCGCGGGCGGCGTTCATCATGGACCGGTTCATGCACAAGATCGGGCTGCACGGCAAGAGCTTCATTCCGATGGTAATCGGGTTCGGCTGTTCGGTGCCCGCGATCATGGCCACGCGGATATTGGAGAATCGGCGGGACCGCCTGACCACGATGATGATTATCCCGCTGATGAGCTGCGGCGGACGGCTGCCGATCTACTCGCTGCTGATTCCAGCGTTTTTCGTGGAGCGGTGGCAGGCGCCGATGCTGTGGTTGATCTACCTGATCGGCGTGGTCTCGGCGGTGGTCGTGGCGCGGGTGCTGCGGCACACGATCCTGCGGGGCGAAAGCGCGGGTCTGGTGATCGAGCTGCCGCCGTATCGGATTCCGACGGTGCGCGGGGTGGTGACGCACATGTGGCAGCGGGCGTGGATGTACCTGCGGAAGGCGGGCACGCTGATCCTGGCGATCTCGGTGATCCTCTGGGCGCTGTCGAGTTTTCCCAAGCCGTCGCCGTCGCGGCTGGCTGAGTACCCGGACGCCGAGGCGCGTCAGTCGGCGGAGCTGCGTTATTCGGTGGTCGGCCGGATCGGCCAGTTCATCGAGCCGGCGATGCGGCCGCTTGGTTTCGACTGGCGGATCAGCACGGCGCTGATCGGGTCGGTGGCGGCCAAGGAAGTGCTGGTGGCGCAGATGGGGATCGTGCTGTCGATCGGCGAGGGCGAAGCGGAGTCGCACGTGCTGCGGGAGAAGCTTCGCGACAACTACTCGTCCTTGACGGCGTTTTGTCTGATGCTGTTCTGTCTGATGTCGGCACCGTGCCTGGCCACGGTGGCGATCATGCGCAAGGAGTCCGGTTCGTGGGGATGGGCGGGATTGCAGTTTGCCGGGCTGACCGCGATGGCGTACATGGTGACGCTGGTGGTCTATCAGGTGGGCAGTCGGCTGGGAGCGGGCTGA
- a CDS encoding ferrous iron transport protein A, which produces MKPCSVPGVAGIGSTARSGSAEGAVSLSEAQSGLTYRVVGVTGGCEVQSRLASLGILPGQRIRVLSSGRLGPVMISVHNGKLALGRGVSHKLMVSPDRSNDK; this is translated from the coding sequence ATGAAGCCGTGTAGCGTCCCTGGCGTTGCGGGCATCGGTAGTACAGCACGATCGGGAAGCGCGGAAGGCGCGGTAAGCCTTTCGGAGGCCCAGAGCGGCCTGACGTACCGCGTGGTCGGCGTAACCGGGGGGTGCGAGGTGCAGTCGCGTCTGGCGAGCCTGGGCATTCTGCCGGGTCAGCGGATCCGGGTGCTCAGTTCCGGCCGGCTGGGTCCGGTGATGATCAGCGTCCACAACGGCAAGCTGGCCCTCGGCCGCGGAGTGTCGCACAAGCTGATGGTCTCTCCGGATCGCTCGAACGACAAGTAG
- a CDS encoding metal-dependent transcriptional regulator: MNEADIIEHAGHLPEEAAASGLTASLEDYLEAIYWLCQEHGVARVNQIAKRLGVNMSSVTGALKHLSEKGYIAYDPYQFIRLNDRGEAAARDIVWRHEVLKRFLVEVLDVEEELAGDSACKIEHHMDRRVLGRLLRFVEFLDRKSKEGTDWPREFVRFLRSASAGQGRESDRKDED, translated from the coding sequence ATGAATGAGGCTGATATTATAGAGCATGCCGGTCATCTGCCGGAAGAGGCGGCGGCGAGCGGTCTGACCGCATCGCTGGAGGACTACCTGGAGGCGATCTACTGGCTTTGCCAGGAGCATGGGGTGGCGAGGGTCAACCAGATCGCCAAGCGGCTGGGCGTGAACATGTCCTCGGTGACCGGGGCACTCAAGCACCTCTCGGAGAAGGGGTATATTGCGTACGACCCGTACCAGTTCATCCGGCTCAACGACCGCGGCGAAGCGGCGGCGCGGGACATCGTGTGGCGGCACGAGGTCCTCAAGCGTTTCCTGGTCGAGGTGCTGGACGTGGAGGAGGAGCTGGCGGGGGATTCGGCGTGCAAGATCGAGCACCACATGGACCGCCGGGTGCTGGGCCGTCTGCTGCGGTTCGTGGAGTTTCTGGACCGCAAGAGCAAAGAGGGGACGGACTGGCCGCGGGAGTTTGTGAGATTTTTGCGATCTGCCTCGGCTGGCCAAGGCCGGGAGTCGGATCGGAAGGATGAGGATTGA
- the guaB gene encoding IMP dehydrogenase, whose translation MWECKVAVDFSTKVVADGITFDDVTLIPSRSGVVPSQADVSSRLTRRVALNIPLLSAPMDTVTESTLAIGLAQEGGVGIIHKNLSIEAQTREVDKVKRSENGVITDPVTLHPNDTIVRARQVMDVHNVSGIPIVEDGARLVGIVTRRDMKFQDTVDSRPIAEIMTKDKLVTAPPETTLDEAEQILNKHKVEKLLLVDKERKLSGLITMRDIDKSRQFPNSCKDSRGRLRVGAAVGVLDYERVESLIKAGVDVIVVDTAHGHSENVLNTVREIRRRHDIDIIAGNIATAEAAADLIEAGVDAVKVGIGPGAICTTRVISGVGVPQVTAIMNVASVAEPAGVPVIADGGIRYSGDISKAIAAGANSVMIGSLFAGLDESPGQIVIYKGRRYKEYRGMGSMGAMVHGSADRYGQKATGKLVPEGVEGRVPYRGSLSDFVYQLIGGLRAGMGYCGCPDIESLRRNGRFVRISAAGQAENHPHDITITKEAPNYSVEFVTEG comes from the coding sequence ATGTGGGAGTGCAAAGTGGCAGTTGATTTTTCGACGAAAGTGGTGGCGGACGGGATCACGTTCGATGACGTGACGCTGATTCCGAGCCGGTCCGGGGTGGTTCCTTCGCAGGCGGATGTCTCGTCGCGTCTGACGCGGCGCGTGGCGCTCAACATCCCGCTGCTGTCGGCCCCGATGGACACGGTGACCGAGTCGACGCTGGCGATCGGCCTGGCCCAGGAAGGTGGCGTGGGCATCATCCACAAGAATCTCTCGATCGAGGCCCAGACCCGCGAGGTGGACAAGGTCAAACGGAGCGAGAACGGGGTCATCACCGACCCGGTGACGCTGCACCCGAACGACACGATCGTGCGGGCCCGGCAGGTGATGGACGTCCACAACGTCTCGGGCATTCCGATCGTGGAGGACGGCGCCCGCCTGGTTGGCATCGTGACGCGGCGCGACATGAAATTCCAGGACACGGTGGACAGCCGCCCGATCGCCGAGATCATGACCAAGGACAAACTGGTGACCGCTCCGCCGGAGACGACGCTGGACGAGGCGGAACAGATTCTCAACAAGCACAAGGTGGAAAAGCTCCTGCTGGTGGACAAGGAGCGCAAGCTTTCGGGCCTGATCACGATGCGGGACATCGACAAGTCGCGGCAGTTTCCCAATTCGTGCAAGGACAGCCGCGGTCGGCTGCGGGTCGGAGCGGCGGTGGGCGTGCTCGATTACGAGCGTGTCGAATCGCTGATCAAAGCGGGCGTGGACGTGATCGTGGTGGACACCGCGCACGGCCACAGCGAGAACGTCCTGAACACGGTGCGGGAGATCCGCAGACGGCACGACATCGACATCATCGCGGGCAACATCGCGACGGCGGAGGCGGCGGCGGACCTGATCGAGGCGGGCGTGGACGCGGTGAAGGTGGGCATCGGGCCCGGCGCGATCTGCACGACGCGGGTGATCAGCGGCGTCGGCGTGCCACAGGTCACGGCGATCATGAACGTGGCGTCGGTGGCTGAGCCGGCGGGCGTGCCGGTGATCGCGGACGGCGGCATCCGCTATTCGGGCGACATCTCCAAGGCGATCGCAGCGGGCGCCAATTCGGTGATGATCGGGTCGCTGTTCGCGGGGCTCGACGAGTCGCCGGGCCAGATCGTGATCTACAAGGGCCGGCGGTACAAGGAATACCGCGGCATGGGCTCGATGGGGGCGATGGTGCACGGCAGCGCGGACCGTTACGGCCAGAAGGCGACGGGCAAGCTGGTGCCCGAGGGCGTCGAGGGGCGAGTGCCGTATCGCGGCTCGCTGTCCGATTTCGTGTACCAGCTTATCGGCGGCCTGCGGGCGGGGATGGGCTACTGCGGGTGTCCGGACATCGAGTCGCTGCGCCGCAACGGGCGGTTCGTCCGGATCTCAGCGGCGGGACAGGCGGAGAACCATCCGCATGACATCACGATCACGAAAGAGGCCCCCAACTACAGCGTGGAGTTTGTGACGGAAGGATAG
- a CDS encoding prepilin-type N-terminal cleavage/methylation domain-containing protein yields MSKTRATHGFTLIELLVVVAIIAVLVALLLPALAAAREQARAALCMANLRQLSVGILAYADDHAGVMYLSYDSLGETWPDP; encoded by the coding sequence ATGTCCAAGACCCGCGCAACTCATGGTTTCACGCTGATTGAGCTGCTGGTGGTGGTGGCGATCATCGCGGTGCTGGTCGCGCTGTTGCTGCCGGCCCTGGCGGCGGCGCGGGAGCAGGCGCGGGCGGCGCTGTGCATGGCGAACCTGCGGCAGTTGAGCGTGGGCATCCTCGCCTATGCGGATGACCACGCGGGCGTGATGTACCTTTCGTACGACAGCCTGGGCGAGACGTGGCCGGACCCGTAA